In Nocardia sp. NBC_00403, the DNA window CTTTCGACGCGCACGTGACTCCCGCGTCCGTTGCATCAGGACGCGAATGGCGTCGTCGGAATCGTCCGCCAATCTCGACACCACGGAATCGGCGTGCGGATCGGGCCAGTCGGCGGCCACATATGCCGCTGTCACTCGCACGTCCGGTCCTCGCGTCGCGCGGCGATCCGCAAGGCCTCCGCGGCACCGGCCTCGGCGATCATCTCGCGAGACTCGCCGCCTTGGCGGCCAGCATCGCGATTCGATCGCCCATACGCGGTCAGGGAAACGCTGTGTCGCGGTGAGCATCTCGCTGTAACCAGCCGCGTCGGTGCCGTACCGGCCGGCGGCCAGTGCTGTGGCATTGTGGTCGATGACTTCTATGGTGGCTGAGCGTTTGTGTGGGTCCATCCCGATGATGACCGTCACCGGGGTCCTTCCTCGGTTCGAACGAACAGGTGTCCGTGCGGGAAGGCACCGCTACTTCGAGCCAGGGCAGACCCCTTTTCAGCCACGCCCGCACGGCACCCGGTGGAACGCAAGCCATTAGTGAGCCACACCAAACGACACCGGGGGCAGCCGCTTAGGGAACCTCCCACCGGGTACCTGGACCCGATCCTGGCGGGGAACGAGCCCTACCGCCGGTCTTTGAGCACCGTCGTGGGGTGTGTAGGTGAAGGAGTAGGAGATGGTGTCTTGGGACGGCTTCTCTGGGACACCGTTGGGCAGATAGATCAAGCAAGTCCGCGAGGCCGGGGTACCCGAACTCGAACCTTTCCTGGTCAGCCTCGACCAAGACCACGACGCCGCGCCGCCCCCCAGCCAGCATCCACCTCGGACCGACGCATGCCCCGATCCGCCGAAAACGGGCCGAAACCGTGCGGTAAGCGTGGGGTTGGTTCAAATAAAACAGGTCAGGCCCGGTGCTAGACCGGGCCTGACCTGCGATTTTGTGGACCTTGAGGGACCTTACTCGAACACGAACACGCAGGTAGAAGCCCTGGAAGCCCTGATTAAGAAGCTGCCTGACACCACGACAACCACCCAGCCGACTGCGGAACGGCCCGCTCCACGGCGGGCACGGCAACTCGATGCCGACCAAGTCGCGGAACTGATCACCGGATACCAGACCGGATCCACCGTGTACGAACTCGCCGCCCGGTTGATCGATGGTCTCGGCGAGGTGATCCGCGAGCAACAGCCCGATCTCGTTGTCGTCCAGGGCGATACGACGACAGCGCTGGCCGGCGCGCTGGCCGCCTTCTATGAGCGTGTTCCAGTCGCACATGTGGAGGCCGGCTTGCGCACCGGCATGCCGAACAACCCTTTTCCCGAGGAGATCAACCGCAGGCTCATCGCTCGGGTCGCACGCTGGCACTTCGCCCCCACCGCCCGCGCTGCCGAACATCTGCAGGCCGAGGGCATAGTGGAGTCGACGATATTCACCACCGGCAATACCGTCATCGACAATCTGCTCTGGGTCCCGTCCCAGGGTGCGGGGCGCAACCACTTCGGCACCGACCTGCGCCACATCCTGCTCACCCTGCACCGCAGAGAAAACCAGGGCGACACAATGTGCCACATGGGCAGCGCTATCCGGCGGCTCGCCGATCGCGGCGATGTCGAGATCGTGGTGCCGCTGCACAAAAGCCCCGCCGTCCGAGAGGCACTACTGCCCGAACTGACCGATCACCCCAACATCCGGGTCGTCGAGCCCCTTGACTATATGGACTTCTCCGCCACCCTCGCCGCCTGTGACCTCGTGTTGACCGACTCGGGCGGCATCCAGGAGGAGGCGCCCGCCCTCGGCAAACCGACCCTGGTCTTGCGGACTACCACCGAGCGTCCTGAGGCCGTGGAGGTCGGCGCGGCAAAGTTGGTTGGCATCGAACCCGACGCGATCGTGGACGCGGCAGCCACCCTACTGGACGACCACGCAGCGTACAAGCGAATGGCTAACGCGGGCAACCCTTTCGGGGACGGCCACGCCGGCGACCGCATCGTGGCCCAACTGGCCGCGGACTTCGGACCCGCACCGGTGAACGCCAGAGTGATCCCCGATCCGGCGCTCACCCGCCGGCAGCACCGAACCACCCCGGTAGGTGGTTGAGGCAGACCCTGCTGGTTTTCACCAACCCACGCCAGGGGTCCGAAAGGCGGCGCGCGGGCCGCCCCTGGCCCGGCCGCGTCGCGGTCGCCATCTTTCGGCACGAGCTGTTGACGGTCACGATTACCGAACATCAGGCAACTCGTACCAGCCGACAGCGAGCCAGGCCAGCCCTCCGCACATGCCGAAGCGTCGACGGCCGCGAAGGCATCAGTACCGCTGGCCGGTATGCGCGGCCAAGGACAAGCTCGTTACGAGATCACTTGCAGCGCAGGGTGTTACGTAACGATCGAGTGATCGCGTGCCGGTCCGGGCGTCCAGATCGACGCGTGGTTGTGGATGTCCGCGTCGAAGGACTGCATCTCCCGCGCGTGCCGCGACGATGGGAATTCGGCGCTCATCGGGTACGCGAGGCCGGATGTCTCTATGCTCCAGTAGGTTTGATCTCCGATCTGGTTGCTGACGGTTAAGTTGGCGAACATCTGTCAGGTGGGCTTCTGGGAAGCTGTTCTCGATCTGCCGGAGCTGGTGCCAGGCGTCGATGTTGGCTGGTGCTGCGGAATCTCAGTACCGATCCCCGTTGCGCACTGTAGAATTTTGTACGGCAACGAGTTCGAGTACGGCAGGCAGAGCGCACACCTTCTTTCCACGCCGAACGGGACAGGGGATTTAGATGTCTCCCAGCATCGGTTATTCCGACGTCTTCACTCGCTCCACACTATGGCAATGCGAAAGTCGTTCTGGGGCAAGGCGATTATCGCCAGTCACTGTTCTATGACCAATGCCGACATCAGTCGTCGCGTTCCCCGTTTCAGAGACCACCTCTGACCGGTTGCGCGATGAGATGTCCGGTCGTCAGGTGATGGCCTGCTGAGCGTGCGATGTGGCAGTCTTCCCCGCCAGGTGCTGGCCATACTTCGATTCGAGTGAGCGCTCATGCCGCTTGCGGGGCGCTCGGCAGGGCGAAACCGTTGCCGCACAAACTATCCGCTATTCCGTTGATCGCGCGGGGCCGTCTCTTCCGTGGCCTCGAGCTGCTGACCAAGACCGAGTCTTCATTCTGATTGTCGAGTGACAGACCCGACTATCGAGTGACAGTCCAGCATCTCCGCACTGCCTGCCGATGTGCTGCCCAGCCTGCCATCGATCGCCAGTAGCCGTCATGTGCCACCGCAGCGGACGCGACCCCGATACGGGTGCCGTCTGGGCGTATGTCGTGTGGGTGTGCTGCCGGTCAAGGAAGAAGTAAGGAGGGACGACATGCATCTGACTCCGCACGAGCAGGAGCGCCTGCTCATCCATGTAGCGGCGGACGTGGCCCGCCGACGCCAAGAACGTGGCCTGAAGCTGAATTACCCGGAAGCGATGGCGCTGCTGACGGTGTACGTCTACGAAGAGGCGCGGGCGGGGACGCTCGTACAGGACATCATGGACTCCGGTCGTCAGCAGCTATGTCGTGATCAGCTGATGGAAGGTGTCCCGGAGATGATCAAGGACGTCCAGGTGGAGGCGACCTTCCCTGATGGCACGAAACTCGTGACGATCACCAACCCTATCCAGCCACACCAGGCGGCTCACCCCTGTGGGCCAGTACACATGCTGAAGGTCGAACCCGTTCAGGACACGACAGTGCAACCGGTGCATCCGGGAAAGGTGGAGTACCCAGACGGGGAGCCGCCGATCGAATTCAATGAGCAGTTGAAGGATTCGACGAGGAAGGTGGATGTGTCCAACCCCGGAAAACGTCCGATCCAAGTGGGCTCGCACTACCACTTCGCCGAGGCCAATCCCGGCTTGGACTTCGATCGTCAGGACGCCCACGGCATGCGGCTGAACATGGCGGCCGGGACCTCCCAGCGTTTCGAACCCGAGTGCGGCCCCGTCGAGGTCGAGCTCGTGCCTATCGAGGGTGAGCGTGTCGTGCTGGGCCTGCGCGGCGAAGTGAGCGGCCCTCTCGATCCTGCGCCCACACAACGAAACGGGAGGACCTCTCGATGACCATGAAAAGGGAAGCGTACGAGAATCCACTGACCCGCGAGGAGTACAACGAGCTGTTCGGGCCGACGGCCGGCGACCGGATCCGGCTCGCGGACACCGCCTTATCCATCCAGATCACCGAGGACTGGGCCGGCGGGCCCGGCCGTAGCGGGAACGAGGTCGTCTTCGGCGGCGGCAAGGTGATTCGTGAGTCGATGGGCCAGTCCAGCATCCCCCGCGATCCCGGCCCGCGCGATACGCGCAGGCCTGCGGACACCGTCATAACAGGCGCGGTGGTATTGGACCACTGGGGAGT includes these proteins:
- the wecB gene encoding non-hydrolyzing UDP-N-acetylglucosamine 2-epimerase, encoding MDLEGPYSNTNTQVEALEALIKKLPDTTTTTQPTAERPAPRRARQLDADQVAELITGYQTGSTVYELAARLIDGLGEVIREQQPDLVVVQGDTTTALAGALAAFYERVPVAHVEAGLRTGMPNNPFPEEINRRLIARVARWHFAPTARAAEHLQAEGIVESTIFTTGNTVIDNLLWVPSQGAGRNHFGTDLRHILLTLHRRENQGDTMCHMGSAIRRLADRGDVEIVVPLHKSPAVREALLPELTDHPNIRVVEPLDYMDFSATLAACDLVLTDSGGIQEEAPALGKPTLVLRTTTERPEAVEVGAAKLVGIEPDAIVDAAATLLDDHAAYKRMANAGNPFGDGHAGDRIVAQLAADFGPAPVNARVIPDPALTRRQHRTTPVGG
- a CDS encoding urease subunit gamma, with translation MLPVKEEVRRDDMHLTPHEQERLLIHVAADVARRRQERGLKLNYPEAMALLTVYVYEEARAGTLVQDIMDSGRQQLCRDQLMEGVPEMIKDVQVEATFPDGTKLVTITNPIQPHQAAHPCGPVHMLKVEPVQDTTVQPVHPGKVEYPDGEPPIEFNEQLKDSTRKVDVSNPGKRPIQVGSHYHFAEANPGLDFDRQDAHGMRLNMAAGTSQRFEPECGPVEVELVPIEGERVVLGLRGEVSGPLDPAPTQRNGRTSR